Proteins encoded together in one Terriglobus saanensis SP1PR4 window:
- a CDS encoding purine-nucleoside phosphorylase, whose translation MSLYERAVEAAEFLKSKTAVRPRVGIILGSGLGEFAEQVTDVVAIPYAEIPNFPQSTVQGHSGRMVIGSLCGVDVAVMQGRVHAYEGYRMEEVTFPTRVLKLFGVEQLVVTNAAGGIDPRYGQGTIVGICDHINLTGTNACVGPNEARFGPRFHDMSEAYSERLLEIAQEEAQKQAWMLKTGVYLAVLGPSYETPAEIRAFRTLGADLVGMSTVHEVIVARHMGMEVLGLSLVTNMAAGVLDQVIDHEEVMEIGRKVAAQFSSLLSVVVPRMAALEAAK comes from the coding sequence GTATGAACGTGCGGTCGAAGCCGCGGAGTTTTTGAAGTCGAAGACGGCGGTGCGACCGCGTGTGGGCATCATCCTTGGGTCGGGGCTGGGGGAGTTTGCGGAGCAGGTGACGGACGTGGTTGCCATTCCGTATGCGGAGATCCCGAACTTTCCGCAGTCAACCGTGCAGGGGCATAGCGGGCGGATGGTGATTGGTTCGCTATGCGGTGTCGACGTGGCCGTGATGCAGGGGCGCGTGCATGCGTATGAGGGTTATCGCATGGAGGAGGTCACATTTCCTACGCGCGTGCTGAAGCTATTCGGTGTGGAGCAGCTGGTGGTGACGAACGCCGCGGGCGGCATCGACCCTCGCTACGGGCAGGGCACGATTGTGGGGATCTGCGACCACATTAATCTGACCGGCACGAATGCCTGCGTGGGACCGAATGAAGCCCGCTTTGGGCCGCGGTTCCATGACATGAGCGAGGCCTACTCTGAGCGGTTGCTGGAGATCGCGCAGGAGGAAGCGCAGAAGCAGGCATGGATGTTGAAGACGGGCGTGTATCTGGCTGTGCTGGGGCCGAGTTATGAGACGCCTGCGGAGATACGTGCCTTTCGTACGCTGGGCGCGGACCTTGTGGGTATGTCCACGGTGCACGAGGTGATCGTGGCGCGGCACATGGGCATGGAAGTGCTGGGGCTGTCGCTGGTGACGAACATGGCGGCGGGCGTGCTGGATCAGGTGATCGATCACGAAGAGGTAATGGAGATAGGACGCAAGGTGGCGGCCCAGTTCTCCTCTCTGCTGAGCGTAGTGGTGCCGCGCATGGCGGCGCTTGAGGCTGCGAAGTAA